One Argonema galeatum A003/A1 DNA window includes the following coding sequences:
- a CDS encoding CU044_2847 family protein → MSEVQRLLIQEGDQTYEIYVESKSNADIPPPQNEEYDPAKGYGFKEDALVKMQEARQMIRGYAIYALSAFKDFGAAEIEEVTLKFGMKLSAKGGFPYITEGTAESNLEIQVTCKFPPAKQPGST, encoded by the coding sequence ATGTCAGAAGTACAACGTTTGCTTATACAAGAAGGCGATCAAACGTATGAAATATACGTTGAATCCAAGTCTAACGCAGATATTCCCCCTCCACAAAACGAAGAATACGATCCTGCCAAAGGCTACGGCTTCAAAGAGGATGCCTTAGTCAAGATGCAGGAAGCTCGCCAAATGATTCGGGGCTATGCTATATATGCGCTTAGTGCCTTTAAAGATTTCGGTGCAGCTGAAATTGAGGAGGTAACACTCAAATTTGGCATGAAGCTGAGCGCTAAAGGAGGCTTTCCTTATATTACTGAAGGTACTGCCGAAAGCAATTTGGAAATTCAGGTTACTTGTAAGTTTCCACCAGCAAAACAACCTGGTTCGACTTAA
- a CDS encoding helicase-related protein: MIAENLGRLFEVGFNIGILAYIEEHKIKHNFGNLYRRDLQHFKFAEMFKRIVSEDGTISPNNIKIIEKWCLYLLQKGFLSGLNFFGEYIKSTGWNDSKKPNIEILYYQCSFGDANSIKTYSKTEEQEYRELLSQFHKPNFLENPGFWTRYQQKGEFLKADTLMLLRQRQEFRILSVDLSIFSVKSAEDILDFEDKDMQNQRRLLGREIGYLRSKSVFSKLRIDTGATDDFSFAFAADLTRYFTAFKRKDKESAKLIQAGSYAHSFYRFLRETGILNDEASLVFNVVGYSDRGISAMSLGPENLDVLTTCSQIYKNEPKEQEIDRARKEVLNLIQLNAGRSFDNGKTFVKQLLEIPSDTTTIISHTEKIDNFSSTLELREPHAEMIKKALNSDKTYLFLTGNPGIGKTTAIVDFLKAHINEGFLFFYVSPRKQVNLDIIEKFKESETGKLDDEIFCINTNSQLIADNFRRCVVNYQSNKRQGDFIKNRVNFLDSSQEIERQASRQQALNRRSEDEIVPTNRRSKGVLSSLCEAIHAAIKYEISNNIVATACIQSLKKTEHGANTLDHFENIFKSAYNKRDGKVIPAEMKKISTRIKHLFIMIDEITGDDSGVDFLNGINTILNRYKLMDLQHGFNTKVIVADASIVDPDVINQHLSQTSPEPDKIFFRRASEEAVKSLSVQEFEFKRSPAIIINANSYPASSLTITYKVFVESVKFEEDTFAEKRDNLKKTVQTQIVRDINSLWKRADAGQILVYIQDKRKLQELIETIKKQQGEFEDKKDYLEIHANLSDRDKSEIHQFKNQVKVIFMTSSASRGLSFPKAKHILVQIPRFRVESNLMEIIQVIYRGRGQYIENGSEKTLDDKEKELSFYLCDRAIYYADDREISLRESTINLLNILLIVKTCVMTRIQGYGQIGREKFLMIPIGGKSVSAAGQTFSGQMANLIKDLKNEHRRRPNHKQLQEVYTSLEQLLSRAEFVLSSRNPVSPRNRVSGSYSYLELREFFNSKFSELIADGFDKLLDFGNIEPGIINGSLLVVPIADQRLEETYEMRLMDITNHANEELLNKMLKISSCKDYPGSLPSALKNAIELVDKVRKSNDRTQFLDLNSQRLDQYYALPLFTFISGEAMSQYFADEPEEPEEERFREILATYIHHLYPADKTLPIGYKYRDFPFVVFRSYNLEEMREKIFTDKYLLTSNELNVLNLILSKGE, translated from the coding sequence ATGATCGCCGAAAATTTGGGTCGTCTATTTGAAGTTGGTTTCAACATCGGGATTCTTGCTTATATCGAAGAACACAAAATAAAACATAATTTCGGCAACTTATATCGGCGGGATTTGCAGCATTTTAAATTTGCCGAAATGTTTAAACGGATAGTGAGTGAAGACGGAACAATCAGTCCGAATAATATCAAAATAATTGAAAAATGGTGTTTATATTTATTGCAGAAGGGTTTTCTGTCTGGATTGAATTTCTTTGGGGAGTACATTAAATCTACTGGATGGAACGATAGCAAGAAACCGAATATCGAAATTTTGTACTACCAGTGCAGTTTTGGCGATGCTAACAGCATCAAAACATATTCCAAAACTGAAGAACAAGAATATAGAGAGTTATTGTCGCAGTTTCATAAACCCAATTTCTTGGAGAACCCGGGTTTCTGGACTCGATACCAACAAAAGGGTGAGTTTTTGAAGGCGGACACCCTGATGTTGTTGCGCCAACGCCAAGAGTTTAGGATTCTCTCAGTAGATTTATCGATATTTTCCGTTAAGTCAGCTGAAGACATCTTGGATTTTGAAGATAAAGATATGCAGAATCAGCGGCGTTTGTTGGGTCGCGAGATTGGTTATTTGCGCTCAAAAAGTGTTTTTTCTAAGCTGCGGATTGATACTGGCGCTACTGATGATTTTAGTTTTGCTTTTGCAGCGGATTTAACCAGGTATTTTACTGCTTTTAAGCGGAAGGATAAAGAAAGTGCTAAGTTAATTCAAGCTGGTTCTTATGCTCACAGTTTTTATCGATTTTTACGCGAAACTGGTATTCTGAATGATGAAGCGTCGCTGGTGTTTAATGTGGTGGGATATAGCGATCGCGGTATCAGCGCCATGTCCCTCGGTCCCGAAAACTTAGATGTATTAACTACCTGTTCCCAAATTTACAAAAACGAACCAAAAGAACAGGAGATCGATCGAGCGCGAAAGGAAGTTTTAAATCTGATCCAACTTAATGCAGGTCGGAGTTTCGACAACGGGAAAACCTTTGTCAAGCAACTACTAGAAATACCCAGCGACACCACAACTATTATATCTCATACCGAAAAGATCGATAATTTCAGTTCGACATTAGAACTAAGGGAACCTCACGCTGAAATGATTAAAAAAGCGCTGAATTCCGACAAAACTTATCTATTTTTAACTGGTAATCCTGGAATTGGTAAAACTACTGCGATCGTAGACTTTCTGAAAGCTCATATCAACGAAGGTTTTCTCTTTTTCTACGTCAGTCCCCGGAAACAAGTCAATTTGGATATCATCGAGAAATTCAAAGAATCAGAAACGGGAAAGTTAGATGACGAGATATTTTGCATCAACACCAATTCCCAACTTATCGCCGACAACTTTCGGCGCTGTGTCGTAAATTACCAGTCCAACAAACGTCAGGGTGATTTTATCAAAAATCGCGTTAATTTTCTCGACTCCAGTCAGGAAATTGAACGCCAAGCGTCGCGCCAGCAAGCACTTAACAGAAGAAGTGAAGACGAAATTGTACCTACAAATCGCAGAAGTAAAGGAGTTTTGTCCAGTCTTTGCGAAGCAATACACGCGGCGATAAAATACGAAATATCCAATAATATTGTCGCGACAGCTTGTATCCAATCTTTAAAAAAGACCGAACACGGTGCAAACACCTTAGATCATTTTGAGAATATATTCAAAAGTGCTTATAACAAGCGTGACGGTAAGGTTATTCCTGCGGAGATGAAAAAAATATCGACGCGAATTAAGCATTTATTCATTATGATAGATGAAATAACTGGCGATGATAGCGGTGTTGATTTTTTGAATGGAATAAATACTATTTTAAATCGTTATAAATTGATGGATTTACAGCATGGATTTAACACCAAAGTTATTGTAGCAGATGCTTCCATTGTTGACCCAGATGTCATCAATCAACATTTATCGCAAACATCACCAGAACCAGATAAAATATTCTTTAGGCGTGCGTCTGAAGAGGCGGTGAAGTCGCTTTCGGTGCAGGAATTTGAGTTTAAGCGATCGCCAGCAATTATTATCAACGCTAACTCTTATCCAGCAAGCAGTCTAACTATTACATATAAGGTATTCGTTGAATCGGTAAAGTTTGAGGAAGATACTTTTGCTGAGAAAAGAGATAACCTAAAAAAGACTGTCCAAACGCAAATTGTTCGGGATATCAACTCTCTCTGGAAACGCGCTGATGCAGGTCAAATTTTAGTATACATCCAAGATAAGCGGAAATTGCAAGAATTAATTGAAACAATTAAAAAACAGCAGGGAGAGTTTGAGGATAAAAAGGATTATCTGGAGATACACGCTAACCTTTCCGATCGAGATAAGTCAGAAATACATCAATTCAAAAATCAGGTAAAAGTAATCTTTATGACTTCCTCTGCGAGTCGTGGGTTATCATTTCCCAAGGCGAAACATATATTGGTACAAATTCCTCGGTTTCGGGTGGAAAGTAACCTAATGGAAATAATACAGGTTATTTACAGAGGTCGCGGTCAATATATCGAAAATGGGTCAGAAAAAACGCTGGATGATAAGGAGAAAGAACTGAGTTTTTATTTGTGCGATCGGGCCATCTATTACGCCGACGACAGAGAAATTTCCCTGCGAGAAAGCACTATCAATTTATTAAATATATTGCTAATTGTCAAAACTTGTGTTATGACGCGAATTCAAGGTTACGGACAAATAGGTAGGGAAAAATTCTTGATGATTCCCATAGGTGGAAAGTCCGTATCTGCGGCGGGTCAAACATTTAGCGGACAGATGGCTAATTTGATTAAAGATTTGAAAAACGAACACCGCAGGCGTCCCAACCACAAACAATTGCAAGAAGTTTATACCAGTTTAGAACAACTGCTAAGTCGCGCCGAGTTTGTATTGAGTTCTAGAAACCCGGTTTCTCCAAGAAACCGGGTTTCGGGGAGTTATTCCTATCTGGAGTTACGAGAGTTTTTCAATAGCAAATTTTCCGAATTAATAGCCGATGGTTTTGATAAATTACTGGATTTTGGAAATATAGAACCGGGTATTATTAATGGTAGCTTGCTAGTCGTACCTATTGCAGATCAAAGGTTAGAAGAAACTTACGAAATGCGGTTGATGGATATAACGAACCACGCCAACGAAGAACTGTTGAATAAAATGCTGAAAATTAGCAGCTGTAAGGATTATCCGGGGAGTCTGCCATCAGCCCTCAAAAATGCTATAGAATTAGTAGATAAGGTTCGCAAATCGAACGACAGAACCCAGTTTTTAGATCTGAACAGTCAGCGCCTCGACCAATATTATGCTTTGCCATTATTTACTTTTATTAGCGGTGAGGCGATGAGTCAATATTTTGCTGATGAACCGGAAGAACCAGAAGAAGAAAGATTTAGGGAGATTCTTGCTACTTATATTCATCACCTTTATCCAGCAGACAAAACTTTGCCTATTGGGTATAAGTATAGAGATTTTCCATTTGTAGTTTTTCGGAGTTATAATTTAGAGGAAATGAGGGAAAAAATTTTTACTGATAAATATCTATTGACTTCCAATGAGTTGAATGTACTGAATTTGATTCTTTCTAAAGGCGAATAA
- a CDS encoding caspase family protein, producing the protein MAKYALVIGIAEYKNPLQRLPKTTTDAEAVVQVLKKYGDFQQVIRLPERWNQEKQDYEIAAKAVTGKELGEALRNFLREHAVSDDLLIYFTGHGFKVSDNLGQEKGYLASSDCIIQTDGERIVEIQNGIALDSLNDLIRASNLGSLVLLLDCCHSGYFLERQLVEQSLTAISSRRDYYLITACRGSQEAIAYDFEKHDVFTGALINGLAVENAGKDGQISGDRVFDYISRALKGSKQEPIRMGWGRSITLVTYPKKDIPTVEIAFNTENPYRGLYPFELEQEKYFCGREQAIRALLDRLSSNRFMAVIGPSGCGKSSLVKAGLLPHLKRDRLPGSSQWGIETFTPGKYPLGKLIEILDRQHRENQPFVLFIDQMEEIFTLCEDDAERQSLISLMADEATKSDRITRVIVAIRTDFLDRCAAYPKVANLINRTQPTTYMVTPLSRQELENAIEEPASLHGVKFERGLISQIADDVNDQPGALPLLQYALKELWRVCIEKPDSPEPRLTLKGYKEIGGVKGALENRANLLYQSFSSTDQLFVRQMFMELVQLGEENLVTRRRASREKLEANADSIDQLRRVVGLLADQRLIVTDEDTVEVAHEALLTEWNLLRGWIEENRENIRLSRLLEAECREWQERFKKSDEALLTGAKLAIISEWKEKIQPKLPVEESEFLRRSLEKRDKKIKEELEQQKRITRSLIAVGVLVISILGLGLLAQQLQAKKRESDAIAVVALVSKAQKLFGINKQLDSLIASIEALKLMQAIKSQDVYTINLMASLISKVSELNRFENQNCEFTDVIFAPNGKIIAASDYKNKVVKFWQINGLPMSQVIKEKQKIWSIIFSHDGQTIASAGVGGKINFWDVNGKHKGELKTKGEIYKIRFGSDSQTIVSTNIYDKTVNIWQLRNYNNYYSYNNYKPLSSFNNHRDAVYGLAISPNGELIASSSWDGEIKVWRINSKEIVHTFRHDTPVFSVDFSSNGEFLASGSRGGKVKVWNLKTGQLIKTFTNHTDDIYAVNFSSDSQMLVSASEDKTVKLWDIRKLKLIKTLFGHTDAVNSAVFSPDGKIIASTGKDGTVRIWSVNSPINNADNQDLKALLKSSCSLLKEGYLQNSKNLKQEDRKLCDGV; encoded by the coding sequence ATGGCTAAATACGCTCTGGTTATTGGTATTGCTGAATACAAAAATCCGTTGCAGCGTCTCCCAAAGACAACGACGGATGCTGAGGCGGTGGTGCAGGTACTAAAAAAATATGGCGATTTCCAACAAGTTATCAGACTTCCTGAGCGTTGGAATCAGGAAAAGCAAGATTATGAAATTGCAGCCAAGGCGGTAACTGGGAAGGAATTGGGAGAAGCGCTGAGAAATTTTCTGCGGGAACACGCTGTTAGTGACGATTTGCTTATCTATTTTACGGGACATGGGTTCAAAGTATCAGACAATCTGGGGCAAGAAAAGGGATATTTAGCGTCTTCGGATTGCATAATTCAGACAGATGGAGAGCGAATTGTTGAGATCCAAAATGGAATTGCACTCGACAGTCTTAATGACTTGATTAGAGCTTCCAATCTCGGAAGTCTGGTGTTATTACTAGATTGCTGTCATAGTGGCTATTTCCTAGAACGCCAATTGGTGGAACAAAGTCTGACTGCGATTAGTTCCCGAAGAGATTATTATTTGATTACAGCTTGTAGAGGCTCTCAAGAAGCGATCGCATACGATTTCGAGAAGCACGATGTCTTCACCGGAGCTTTAATTAACGGGTTAGCGGTAGAAAATGCCGGAAAAGACGGACAAATTAGTGGCGATCGCGTTTTCGATTATATTAGCCGCGCACTCAAAGGCTCAAAGCAAGAACCTATACGTATGGGTTGGGGCCGATCGATTACCCTCGTGACTTATCCTAAAAAAGATATACCTACAGTAGAAATTGCTTTCAATACAGAGAATCCCTATCGAGGATTGTATCCTTTTGAATTAGAGCAAGAAAAATATTTTTGCGGACGAGAACAAGCGATTCGCGCATTGCTCGATCGGCTTAGCAGCAATCGTTTTATGGCTGTAATTGGGCCATCCGGCTGCGGTAAATCTTCTCTGGTAAAAGCGGGATTGCTACCGCATTTGAAACGCGATCGACTCCCCGGAAGCAGTCAGTGGGGAATTGAAACTTTTACCCCCGGAAAATATCCCCTTGGGAAATTAATAGAAATACTCGATCGGCAACATCGGGAAAATCAACCATTTGTACTTTTCATCGACCAAATGGAAGAGATATTTACCCTCTGCGAAGACGACGCCGAACGACAATCTTTGATCAGTTTAATGGCAGATGAAGCAACAAAGTCCGATCGAATAACTCGCGTAATTGTAGCAATTCGGACAGACTTTTTAGATAGATGCGCCGCTTATCCAAAAGTTGCCAATCTCATCAATCGAACTCAGCCTACAACTTATATGGTTACGCCTCTATCTCGGCAAGAATTAGAGAACGCAATTGAAGAACCAGCATCTTTGCATGGAGTTAAATTTGAGCGGGGATTAATATCGCAAATCGCTGACGACGTAAACGATCAACCCGGTGCTTTACCTCTATTGCAATATGCTTTGAAAGAATTATGGCGAGTTTGTATTGAAAAACCAGACTCACCCGAACCGCGTTTGACTTTGAAAGGTTATAAAGAAATTGGCGGTGTGAAAGGAGCATTAGAAAATAGAGCCAATTTGCTATATCAAAGCTTTTCCTCAACAGACCAACTTTTTGTGCGTCAAATGTTTATGGAACTGGTGCAATTGGGTGAAGAAAATCTGGTAACTCGTCGCCGCGCCAGTAGGGAAAAATTAGAAGCAAATGCAGATTCGATAGATCAATTGCGGCGAGTGGTTGGATTGTTAGCAGATCAGCGCTTAATTGTCACCGATGAAGATACAGTAGAAGTTGCTCACGAAGCGCTTTTAACTGAGTGGAATTTACTGCGTGGTTGGATTGAAGAAAATCGCGAAAATATTCGTTTAAGTCGTTTATTAGAAGCTGAATGTCGGGAGTGGCAAGAAAGATTTAAGAAATCCGATGAAGCGCTGCTCACAGGTGCTAAATTGGCGATAATTTCGGAGTGGAAAGAGAAGATTCAGCCGAAACTTCCTGTTGAAGAATCGGAGTTTTTGCGGAGGAGTTTGGAGAAGCGCGATAAAAAAATTAAAGAGGAATTGGAGCAGCAAAAGCGAATAACCAGGTCTTTGATCGCGGTAGGAGTTCTTGTAATTTCTATTTTAGGGTTAGGATTACTAGCACAACAACTGCAAGCGAAGAAGAGAGAAAGTGATGCGATCGCTGTTGTTGCCTTAGTTTCAAAGGCTCAAAAACTTTTTGGAATCAACAAACAGTTGGATTCTTTAATAGCAAGTATTGAAGCTCTAAAATTGATGCAAGCTATCAAATCACAAGATGTTTACACCATAAATTTAATGGCATCATTAATCTCTAAAGTATCCGAATTAAATCGATTTGAAAATCAAAATTGCGAATTTACAGATGTAATATTTGCGCCAAATGGAAAGATAATTGCTGCTTCTGATTATAAAAATAAGGTTGTCAAATTTTGGCAAATAAATGGCTTGCCAATGTCACAAGTAATAAAAGAAAAACAAAAAATTTGGAGTATTATATTTAGCCATGATGGTCAAACAATAGCTTCTGCTGGTGTCGGAGGTAAAATAAATTTTTGGGATGTTAATGGCAAACATAAAGGAGAGCTTAAAACTAAGGGAGAAATTTATAAAATCCGTTTTGGTTCTGATAGTCAAACAATTGTATCTACCAATATATATGATAAAACAGTCAATATTTGGCAACTAAGAAATTATAATAATTATTATAGCTATAATAATTATAAGCCTTTATCCTCTTTTAATAACCATAGAGATGCTGTTTATGGGTTAGCAATTAGCCCAAATGGAGAGCTTATAGCTTCTTCAAGTTGGGATGGAGAAATAAAAGTTTGGCGAATTAATAGCAAAGAAATAGTACATACCTTTAGACATGATACTCCTGTTTTTTCAGTTGATTTTAGCTCAAATGGCGAGTTTCTAGCTTCGGGCAGTAGAGGTGGTAAAGTAAAAGTTTGGAACTTAAAAACTGGTCAATTAATTAAAACTTTTACAAATCATACTGATGATATATACGCAGTAAATTTTAGTTCAGATAGTCAGATGCTTGTTTCAGCAAGCGAAGATAAAACAGTGAAGCTTTGGGATATAAGAAAGCTTAAATTAATCAAAACGCTTTTTGGTCATACTGATGCAGTTAATAGTGCAGTTTTTAGCCCTGACGGTAAAATAATAGCTTCTACTGGAAAAGACGGAACTGTGAGGATTTGGAGTGTGAATTCGCCTATAAATAATGCTGATAATCAGGATCTAAAAGCATTATTAAAAAGTAGTTGTAGTCTTCTAAAAGAAGGATATTTACAGAATAGTAAAAATCTAAAGCAAGAAGATAGAAAATTATGTGATGGTGTTTGA
- a CDS encoding type II toxin-antitoxin system HicA family toxin produces the protein MSKLPSLTGSEVIAALERGGFAVARVRGSHHFIVHDDGRRTVVPVHSGETIGPGLLAQILRDCQITREEFRTLL, from the coding sequence ATGAGCAAACTGCCAAGTCTGACAGGAAGCGAAGTGATTGCAGCACTTGAAAGAGGGGGTTTTGCAGTAGCAAGAGTGCGTGGAAGTCACCATTTTATCGTACATGATGACGGTCGTAGAACTGTTGTACCTGTACATTCAGGTGAAACAATAGGCCCTGGTTTGCTGGCGCAGATATTGCGTGATTGCCAGATTACAAGGGAGGAATTCAGGACGCTGTTGTGA
- a CDS encoding type II toxin-antitoxin system HicB family antitoxin, translated as MNREFNVIIERDSEGYFVASAPSLPGCHTQAKSLDELIERIQEAIELCLEVEQDTGESLEFVGVQRVAVKV; from the coding sequence ATGAACAGAGAATTTAATGTAATTATTGAGCGAGATTCAGAAGGTTATTTTGTCGCTTCTGCGCCTAGTCTTCCTGGGTGTCATACGCAAGCAAAATCACTGGATGAACTGATAGAACGCATTCAAGAAGCGATCGAACTTTGCTTAGAAGTTGAGCAAGATACAGGGGAGTCACTGGAATTTGTTGGCGTTCAGAGAGTAGCAGTTAAGGTATGA
- a CDS encoding glucose-1-phosphate adenylyltransferase: MKRVLAIILGGGAGTRLYPLTKLRAKPAVPLAGKYRLIDIPVSNCINSEIFKIYVLTQFNSASLNRHIARAYNFSGFTDGFVEVLAAQQTPENPNWFQGTADAVRQYLWLLEEWDVDEYIILSGDHLYRMDYRLFWQRHRDTNADITISVVPMDDKRASDFGLMKIDGNGRVVDFSEKPKGDALQQMQVDTTALGLTPEEAQKMPYIASMGIYVFKKDVLIKLLKESLERTDFGKEIIPASAKDYNVQAYLFDGYWEDIGTIESFYEANLALTKQPKPPFSFYDETAPIYTRARYLPPTKLLDCHITESMIGEGCILKECRIDRSVLGVRSRIEAGCLIEDTLIMGADFYEPFSERPSNSGSRHVYQGIGANSTIRRAIIDKNAHIGCDVQIVNKDRVQEAERESEGFYIRSGIVVVLKNAVIPDRTVI, from the coding sequence GTGAAAAGAGTTCTAGCCATTATCCTTGGAGGCGGCGCAGGCACCCGCCTTTACCCCCTAACCAAGCTCCGCGCCAAACCAGCAGTACCCCTAGCAGGGAAATATCGCCTCATCGATATCCCCGTCAGTAACTGCATTAACTCAGAAATCTTCAAAATCTACGTCCTGACGCAATTTAACTCAGCTTCCCTCAATCGGCACATTGCCCGCGCCTACAACTTCTCAGGTTTCACCGACGGGTTCGTTGAGGTACTAGCCGCCCAACAAACACCCGAAAACCCCAACTGGTTCCAGGGTACTGCCGATGCAGTGCGCCAGTATCTCTGGCTGTTGGAAGAGTGGGATGTCGATGAATATATAATCTTGTCGGGCGATCACCTCTACCGGATGGACTATCGCCTATTCTGGCAACGTCACCGGGACACCAATGCGGATATCACCATCTCCGTTGTGCCGATGGACGACAAACGCGCCTCGGACTTCGGCTTGATGAAAATCGATGGCAACGGCAGGGTAGTTGACTTCAGCGAAAAACCCAAAGGCGACGCCCTCCAACAGATGCAGGTGGATACCACCGCTCTGGGGCTAACGCCAGAAGAAGCCCAGAAAATGCCCTATATTGCCTCAATGGGGATTTATGTCTTCAAAAAAGACGTGCTGATTAAGTTGCTCAAAGAATCACTAGAACGCACGGATTTTGGTAAAGAGATTATCCCCGCGTCGGCAAAGGACTATAACGTTCAAGCCTACCTATTTGATGGCTATTGGGAAGATATCGGGACGATAGAGTCGTTCTATGAAGCAAACTTAGCTTTAACCAAGCAGCCCAAACCACCTTTCAGCTTCTACGACGAAACTGCCCCCATATATACTCGCGCCCGTTATCTGCCACCCACAAAATTGTTGGATTGTCACATAACAGAATCGATGATTGGGGAAGGCTGTATCCTCAAAGAATGCCGCATCGATCGCTCAGTGTTGGGAGTGCGATCGCGCATCGAAGCAGGTTGCCTGATCGAAGACACCCTCATTATGGGGGCAGACTTCTACGAACCCTTTAGCGAACGGCCCTCCAACAGCGGAAGCCGCCACGTTTATCAGGGCATAGGTGCCAACTCAACAATTCGTCGTGCCATCATTGACAAAAATGCTCACATCGGCTGCGATGTTCAAATTGTCAACAAAGACAGAGTGCAAGAAGCCGAACGCGAAAGTGAAGGATTCTACATCCGCAGCGGGATTGTTGTAGTCTTGAAAAACGCAGTCATTCCCGATCGAACTGTGATTTAG
- a CDS encoding Uma2 family endonuclease, with amino-acid sequence MFKYDPLACLPSSEELPCSDDTPVDNELQILIPSLLSAVLALIWQDREDWFFGINMGVYYDPAKSAIVPDAFLSLGVERFVGEQGRLCYVLWDEDGIVPSLVLEVVSKTYNAEYEQKKIDYAQMGVLYYVVYAPTRQRRRRQRLEVHRLVDGEYVLLSGDRIWMPEIGLGIGRERGTYQVFTREWLYWYDENGNRYKTPEEVAIERQQQLQALLAKLEERGIDPNTL; translated from the coding sequence ATGTTCAAATACGATCCGTTAGCTTGTCTGCCTTCTTCGGAAGAATTACCCTGTTCGGATGATACGCCTGTGGATAACGAGTTACAAATTTTAATTCCCAGTTTGCTGTCGGCGGTTTTAGCTTTGATTTGGCAAGACCGCGAGGATTGGTTTTTTGGCATTAATATGGGAGTTTACTACGATCCTGCTAAATCTGCGATCGTACCTGATGCTTTTCTCAGTTTGGGGGTAGAACGTTTTGTTGGGGAACAGGGAAGGTTGTGTTATGTGCTTTGGGATGAAGATGGAATAGTACCTTCTTTGGTGTTAGAAGTTGTTTCTAAAACTTACAATGCTGAATACGAACAAAAAAAAATTGATTATGCCCAAATGGGAGTATTGTATTACGTAGTTTATGCTCCTACGCGCCAACGTCGGAGAAGACAACGTTTGGAAGTTCATCGCTTGGTTGATGGAGAATATGTTTTACTATCTGGCGATAGAATTTGGATGCCTGAGATTGGTTTGGGGATTGGAAGAGAAAGGGGAACTTATCAGGTTTTTACGCGGGAGTGGTTGTATTGGTATGACGAAAATGGGAATAGATATAAGACGCCGGAAGAAGTGGCGATCGAACGACAACAACAGCTTCAGGCTCTTTTAGCTAAGTTAGAGGAGAGGGGGATAGATCCGAATACGCTGTAA
- a CDS encoding AAA family ATPase translates to MTRLILLIGLPGSGKSSLAQKLVAESQETLLISTDAIRAKLFGDEAIQGPWLLVWQELQHQFQQAVEQIQLGQAEAAIYDATNAVRQHRLEAIASSRQIGFTHITGLWLDIPVWLCLARNRRRQRRVPQDVIFRMYRQLRDAPPTLEDGLDRLLPYYPGVSIQEIASRLMSNNRTQPNSHI, encoded by the coding sequence TTGACCAGACTAATTCTCCTCATCGGACTTCCCGGTAGCGGTAAATCCTCTCTGGCACAAAAGCTAGTCGCCGAAAGCCAAGAGACTTTGCTAATCTCCACAGACGCCATTCGCGCTAAACTGTTTGGAGATGAAGCTATCCAAGGCCCCTGGCTGTTAGTTTGGCAGGAGTTGCAACACCAATTTCAGCAAGCTGTCGAGCAAATACAGTTGGGACAAGCAGAGGCAGCAATTTACGATGCCACCAATGCAGTTCGCCAACACCGACTTGAAGCGATCGCCTCTTCCCGCCAAATCGGCTTTACCCACATCACCGGGTTGTGGCTAGATATACCAGTTTGGCTTTGTCTGGCACGTAATCGCCGTCGCCAGCGTCGAGTACCGCAAGATGTTATATTTCGGATGTATCGGCAACTTCGCGATGCTCCTCCAACACTTGAGGATGGCCTAGACCGCCTGCTACCCTACTATCCGGGTGTATCGATTCAGGAAATTGCGTCCCGGTTAATGAGCAATAACCGAACCCAACCTAACTCCCATATTTGA